In Rhodamnia argentea isolate NSW1041297 chromosome 4, ASM2092103v1, whole genome shotgun sequence, the following proteins share a genomic window:
- the LOC115746728 gene encoding auxin response factor 19-like isoform X3: MKVPSNGFLAGGGEGEKKSINSELWHACAGPLVSLPPVGSLVVYFPQGHSEQVAASMQKETTCVPSYPNLPSKLICMLHNVTLHADPETDEVYAQMTLQPVSKEALLASDMGLKQSRQPTEFFCKTLTASDTSTHGGFSVPRRAAEKIFPPLDFSMQPPCQELTARDLHDNPWTFRHIYRGQPKRHLLTTGWSVFVSTKRLFAGDSVLFIRDEKSQLLLGIRRANRQQPALSSSVISSDSMHIGILAAAAHAAANNSPFTIFYNPRASPSEFVIPLAKYNKAFYTQVSLGMRFRMMFETEESGVRRYMGTITGISELDPVRWKNSQWRNLQVGWDESTAGERPSRVSMWEIEPVVTPFYICPPPFFRPKFPRQPGMPADDESDVENAFKRAMPWLGDEFGIKDTPSSIFPGLSLMQWMSMQQNNPLQATQSGLLPPMLSSTGLHNNLGIDDPSKLLSFQAPTQGLQFNKTNPHNQVSQLLQPSMAWSQQHQLQQLLQNPLSHQQQQQQQQLQRQPQPQLQPSQQQTPQQLPQSQPPQQQPLQPQQFQQQSPHQPSQHTSQLQQVPQTPLGNGGAVTSNQFPSQVVQQSALYSQLQQQQQLLTTQNAPSQSSIPGINKVPVHPTSVSQDSKFQPQMEQQQPSLLQRHQQQPVQMQPSSLLQQSWTQRAQPQPQPQLPQVLQQNLSEQQIQLQLLQKLQQQQQQQHQQQQQLPNPAVPLLQPQLQQQQQQQQQQQVAPQSQMPLSQQQLVCNSLPTPALLPPQQSTPNHLHGQQKPLTAVRAFSGLTDGDAPSCSTSPSTNNCHIPSSNFLSKTQAAQPVLVGDSSLVEPMNHLIQERHMKPDACIKHELPSSKGHDQLKYKASVTDPLEVSSSATSYCLDATTVQHNYSLPTFCLDSDVQSQPRNTSPFAANIDNLAPDTLLSRGFDSQKDLQNLLSTYGGTPRDIETELSTAAISSQSFGVPSMPFKAGCSNDVAINDAGVLNGGMWSNQTQRMRTYTKVQKRGSVGRSIDITRYRGYDELRRDLARMFGIEGQLEDPHRTDWKLVYMDHENDILLVGDDPWEEFVTCVQSVKILSSVEVQQMSLDGDLGHVPIQNQASSGTDSGNAWRGHYDDNSAASFNR; the protein is encoded by the exons ATGAAGGTTCCTTCAAATGGATTTTTAGCTGGTGGTGGTGAAG GTGAAAAGAAGAGTATAAATTCAGAGTTATGGCATGCTTGTGCGGGGCCTTTGGTGTCTTTGCCTCCAGTTGGGAGTCTTGTGGTCTACTTTCCCCAAGGCCACAGTGAGCAA GTTGCAGCATCAATGCAGAAGGAGACTACTTGTGTACCCAGCTACCCTAATCTGCCCTCAAAGTTGATCTGCATGCTTCACAATGTGACATTGCAT GCTGATCCTGAAACAGATGAAGTCTATGCGCAAATGACCCTCCAACCCGTAAGCAAA GAGGCATTACTGGCATCTGATATGGGCCTCAAGCAAAGCAGGCAGCCTACAGAGTTTTTCTGCAAGACACTTACTGCTAGCGACACAAGTACTCACGGTGGATTTTCTGTTCCTCGTCGAGCTGCTGAGAAGATCTTCCCACCGCTA GATTTTTCTATGCAGCCACCTTGCCAGGAGCTAACGGCTAGAGATTTGCATGATAATCCATGGACATTCAGACATATTTACCGAG GTCAGCCAAAAAGGCACTTGCTCACTACTGGTTGGAGTGTCTTTGTCAGCACAAAGAGGCTCTTTGCTGGTGATTCTGTTCTCTTCATTAG GGATGAAAAGTCACAGCTTCTATTGGGGATAAGGCGAGCTAATAGGCAGCAGCCCGCTCTCTCCTCATCTGTCATATCTAGCGATAGCATGCATATTGGAATTCTTGCAGCTGCAGCTCATGCTGCAGCGAACAACAGTCCATTCACTATATTTTACAATCCAAG GGCAAGTCCTTCTGAATTCGTGATCCCCTTGGCTAAGTACAATAAAGCATTTTATACTCAAGTTTCTCTTGGCATGAGATTCAGAATGATGTTTGAGACCGAGGAGTCAGGAGTCCGTAGATACATGGGTACAATCACGGGAATTAGCGAATTGGATCCTGTGAGATGGAAAAACTCCCAGTGGCGCAATCTCCAG GTGGGGTGGGATGAGTCGACAGCCGGTGAACGACCAAGCCGAGTTTCAATGTGGGAAATAGAGCCTGTTGTAACTCCTTTTTACATATGTCCGCCTCCTTTTTTTCGGCCCAAGTTTCCTAGGCAGCCTGGTATGCCAG CAGATGATGAGTCTGATGTAGAAAACGCTTTCAAGAGGGCCATGCCTTGGCTCGGAGATGAGTTTGGCATCAAGGACACGCCTAGCTCAATCTTCCCTGGCTTGAGTTTGATGCAGTGGATGAGTATGCAGCAGAATAATCCACTTCAAGCCACTCAATCCGGACTTCTACCTCCGATGCTTTCTTCCACTGGTCTACACAATAACCTTGGCATCGATGACCCCTCCAAATTGCTAAGTTTCCAAGCCCCCACCCAAGGTCTCCAGTTTAATAAAACAAATCCGCATAACCAAGTCAGTCAATTGCTGCAACCGTCTATGGCTTGGTCTCAACAGCACCAGCTTCAGCAACTGTTGCAGAATCCTCTGAGCCaccagcaacagcagcagcagcagcagctgcagcGCCAACCACAGCCGCAATTGCAGCCATCACAGCAGCAGACACCCCAACAGCTGCCGCAATCACAACCACCTCAACAGCAGCCTCTGCAGCCACAACAGTTTCAACAGCAATCACCTCATCAGCCATCACAACATACATCACAACTGCAACAAGTACCGCAAACGCCTCTTGGAAATGGTGGGGCAGTCACATCTAATCAGTTCCCCAGCCAGGTCGTGCAGCAATCAGCTTTATACTCTCAActacagcagcagcagcaactgcTGACCACTCAAAATGCACCGTCCCAGTCAAGCATACCCGGTATCAATAAAGTTCCTGTGCATCCAACATCTGTATCACAAGATTCAAAATTTCAGCCACAGATGGAGCAGCAGCAGCCTAGCCTCTTACAGAGGCATCAGCAGCAGCCTGTGCAGATGCAACCTTCCTCACTTCTGCAACAGAGCTGGACACAAAGGGCACAGCCACAACCGCAGCCACAGCTTCCACAGGTATTGCAGCAGAATCTATCAGAGCAGCAGATTCAACTGCAACTACTGCAGAaattgcagcagcagcagcagcagcagcatcagcAACAGCAACAACTACCCAATCCTGCGGTCCCGCTTTTGCAGCCTCAATTgcaacagcagcaacaacagcaacagcaacagcaagtTGCTCCACAGAGTCAGATGCCTTTGTCTCAACAACAGCTCGTCTGCAACAGCCTTCCCACTCCAGCTCTCTTGCCACCCCAACAATCAACTCCCAACCACCTCCATGGACAGCAGAAGCCACTTACTGCCGTTAGGGCTTTCTCTGGGCTCACAGATGGAGATGCTCCTTCATGCTCGACCTCTCCTTCTACTAATAACTGCCACATCCCCTCATCTAACTTTCTCAGCAAAACTCAAGCAGCGCAACCTGTATTAGTTGGGGATTCGTCTTTAGTAGAACCCATGAACCATCTAATTCAAGAACGTCACATGAAGCCCGATGCCTGCATCAAGCATGAATTGCCAAGCTCAAAGGGGCATGATCAACTGAAATATAAGGCTTCTGTTACTGATCCTCTAGAAGTGTCATCATCAGCCACATCATATTGCCTAGATGCTACCACAGTTCAGCATAATTATTCGCTTCCGACATTTTGTTTGGACAGTGATGTTCAATCACAACCTCGGAACACCTCGCCTTTTGCTGCTAATATCGACAATTTGGCACCTGATACATTGCTTTCGAGGGGTTTTGATTCTCAGAAGGATCTTCAGAACTTGCTTTCAACTTATGGTGGTACTCCAAGAGATATCGAGACCGAATTATCCACTGCTGCAATCAGTTCACAGTCGTTTGGGGTGCCAAGCATGCCTTTCAAGGCTGGCTGTTCAAACGATGTTGCAATCAATGACGCTGGGGTTTTGAATGGTGGAATGTGGTCAAATCAGACTCAACGTATGAGGACATATACCAAG GTTCAAAAGCGTGGTTCCGTTGGGAGATCCATCGACATAACTCGTTATAGAGGTTATGACGAGCTTAGGCGGGACTTGGCTCGCATGTTTGGAATTGAAGGACAGTTAGAAGACCCACATCGGACAGACTGGAAGCTAGTCTACATGGATCATGAGAATGACATACTGCTTGTTGGTGATGATCCTTGGGA GGAATTCGTAACTTGTGTTCAGAGCGTAAAGATTCTGTCATCTGTTGAAGTACAGCAAATGAGCTTGGATGGGGACTTGGGTCATGTACCCATCCAGaaccaagcgtctagtggaacCGACAGCGGAAACGCATGGAGAGGTCACTACGATGATAACTCGGCCGCCTCATTTAACCGATAA
- the LOC115746728 gene encoding auxin response factor 19-like isoform X2, with translation MKVPSNGFLAGGGEGEKKSINSELWHACAGPLVSLPPVGSLVVYFPQGHSEQVAASMQKETTCVPSYPNLPSKLICMLHNVTLHADPETDEVYAQMTLQPVSKYDQEALLASDMGLKQSRQPTEFFCKTLTASDTSTHGGFSVPRRAAEKIFPPLDFSMQPPCQELTARDLHDNPWTFRHIYRGQPKRHLLTTGWSVFVSTKRLFAGDSVLFIRDEKSQLLLGIRRANRQQPALSSSVISSDSMHIGILAAAAHAAANNSPFTIFYNPRASPSEFVIPLAKYNKAFYTQVSLGMRFRMMFETEESGVRRYMGTITGISELDPVRWKNSQWRNLQVGWDESTAGERPSRVSMWEIEPVVTPFYICPPPFFRPKFPRQPGMPDDESDVENAFKRAMPWLGDEFGIKDTPSSIFPGLSLMQWMSMQQNNPLQATQSGLLPPMLSSTGLHNNLGIDDPSKLLSFQAPTQGLQFNKTNPHNQVSQLLQPSMAWSQQHQLQQLLQNPLSHQQQQQQQQLQRQPQPQLQPSQQQTPQQLPQSQPPQQQPLQPQQFQQQSPHQPSQHTSQLQQVPQTPLGNGGAVTSNQFPSQVVQQSALYSQLQQQQQLLTTQNAPSQSSIPGINKVPVHPTSVSQDSKFQPQMEQQQPSLLQRHQQQPVQMQPSSLLQQSWTQRAQPQPQPQLPQVLQQNLSEQQIQLQLLQKLQQQQQQQHQQQQQLPNPAVPLLQPQLQQQQQQQQQQQVAPQSQMPLSQQQLVCNSLPTPALLPPQQSTPNHLHGQQKPLTAVRAFSGLTDGDAPSCSTSPSTNNCHIPSSNFLSKTQAAQPVLVGDSSLVEPMNHLIQERHMKPDACIKHELPSSKGHDQLKYKASVTDPLEVSSSATSYCLDATTVQHNYSLPTFCLDSDVQSQPRNTSPFAANIDNLAPDTLLSRGFDSQKDLQNLLSTYGGTPRDIETELSTAAISSQSFGVPSMPFKAGCSNDVAINDAGVLNGGMWSNQTQRMRTYTKVQKRGSVGRSIDITRYRGYDELRRDLARMFGIEGQLEDPHRTDWKLVYMDHENDILLVGDDPWEEFVTCVQSVKILSSVEVQQMSLDGDLGHVPIQNQASSGTDSGNAWRGHYDDNSAASFNR, from the exons ATGAAGGTTCCTTCAAATGGATTTTTAGCTGGTGGTGGTGAAG GTGAAAAGAAGAGTATAAATTCAGAGTTATGGCATGCTTGTGCGGGGCCTTTGGTGTCTTTGCCTCCAGTTGGGAGTCTTGTGGTCTACTTTCCCCAAGGCCACAGTGAGCAA GTTGCAGCATCAATGCAGAAGGAGACTACTTGTGTACCCAGCTACCCTAATCTGCCCTCAAAGTTGATCTGCATGCTTCACAATGTGACATTGCAT GCTGATCCTGAAACAGATGAAGTCTATGCGCAAATGACCCTCCAACCCGTAAGCAAA TATGACCAGGAGGCATTACTGGCATCTGATATGGGCCTCAAGCAAAGCAGGCAGCCTACAGAGTTTTTCTGCAAGACACTTACTGCTAGCGACACAAGTACTCACGGTGGATTTTCTGTTCCTCGTCGAGCTGCTGAGAAGATCTTCCCACCGCTA GATTTTTCTATGCAGCCACCTTGCCAGGAGCTAACGGCTAGAGATTTGCATGATAATCCATGGACATTCAGACATATTTACCGAG GTCAGCCAAAAAGGCACTTGCTCACTACTGGTTGGAGTGTCTTTGTCAGCACAAAGAGGCTCTTTGCTGGTGATTCTGTTCTCTTCATTAG GGATGAAAAGTCACAGCTTCTATTGGGGATAAGGCGAGCTAATAGGCAGCAGCCCGCTCTCTCCTCATCTGTCATATCTAGCGATAGCATGCATATTGGAATTCTTGCAGCTGCAGCTCATGCTGCAGCGAACAACAGTCCATTCACTATATTTTACAATCCAAG GGCAAGTCCTTCTGAATTCGTGATCCCCTTGGCTAAGTACAATAAAGCATTTTATACTCAAGTTTCTCTTGGCATGAGATTCAGAATGATGTTTGAGACCGAGGAGTCAGGAGTCCGTAGATACATGGGTACAATCACGGGAATTAGCGAATTGGATCCTGTGAGATGGAAAAACTCCCAGTGGCGCAATCTCCAG GTGGGGTGGGATGAGTCGACAGCCGGTGAACGACCAAGCCGAGTTTCAATGTGGGAAATAGAGCCTGTTGTAACTCCTTTTTACATATGTCCGCCTCCTTTTTTTCGGCCCAAGTTTCCTAGGCAGCCTGGTATGCCAG ATGATGAGTCTGATGTAGAAAACGCTTTCAAGAGGGCCATGCCTTGGCTCGGAGATGAGTTTGGCATCAAGGACACGCCTAGCTCAATCTTCCCTGGCTTGAGTTTGATGCAGTGGATGAGTATGCAGCAGAATAATCCACTTCAAGCCACTCAATCCGGACTTCTACCTCCGATGCTTTCTTCCACTGGTCTACACAATAACCTTGGCATCGATGACCCCTCCAAATTGCTAAGTTTCCAAGCCCCCACCCAAGGTCTCCAGTTTAATAAAACAAATCCGCATAACCAAGTCAGTCAATTGCTGCAACCGTCTATGGCTTGGTCTCAACAGCACCAGCTTCAGCAACTGTTGCAGAATCCTCTGAGCCaccagcaacagcagcagcagcagcagctgcagcGCCAACCACAGCCGCAATTGCAGCCATCACAGCAGCAGACACCCCAACAGCTGCCGCAATCACAACCACCTCAACAGCAGCCTCTGCAGCCACAACAGTTTCAACAGCAATCACCTCATCAGCCATCACAACATACATCACAACTGCAACAAGTACCGCAAACGCCTCTTGGAAATGGTGGGGCAGTCACATCTAATCAGTTCCCCAGCCAGGTCGTGCAGCAATCAGCTTTATACTCTCAActacagcagcagcagcaactgcTGACCACTCAAAATGCACCGTCCCAGTCAAGCATACCCGGTATCAATAAAGTTCCTGTGCATCCAACATCTGTATCACAAGATTCAAAATTTCAGCCACAGATGGAGCAGCAGCAGCCTAGCCTCTTACAGAGGCATCAGCAGCAGCCTGTGCAGATGCAACCTTCCTCACTTCTGCAACAGAGCTGGACACAAAGGGCACAGCCACAACCGCAGCCACAGCTTCCACAGGTATTGCAGCAGAATCTATCAGAGCAGCAGATTCAACTGCAACTACTGCAGAaattgcagcagcagcagcagcagcagcatcagcAACAGCAACAACTACCCAATCCTGCGGTCCCGCTTTTGCAGCCTCAATTgcaacagcagcaacaacagcaacagcaacagcaagtTGCTCCACAGAGTCAGATGCCTTTGTCTCAACAACAGCTCGTCTGCAACAGCCTTCCCACTCCAGCTCTCTTGCCACCCCAACAATCAACTCCCAACCACCTCCATGGACAGCAGAAGCCACTTACTGCCGTTAGGGCTTTCTCTGGGCTCACAGATGGAGATGCTCCTTCATGCTCGACCTCTCCTTCTACTAATAACTGCCACATCCCCTCATCTAACTTTCTCAGCAAAACTCAAGCAGCGCAACCTGTATTAGTTGGGGATTCGTCTTTAGTAGAACCCATGAACCATCTAATTCAAGAACGTCACATGAAGCCCGATGCCTGCATCAAGCATGAATTGCCAAGCTCAAAGGGGCATGATCAACTGAAATATAAGGCTTCTGTTACTGATCCTCTAGAAGTGTCATCATCAGCCACATCATATTGCCTAGATGCTACCACAGTTCAGCATAATTATTCGCTTCCGACATTTTGTTTGGACAGTGATGTTCAATCACAACCTCGGAACACCTCGCCTTTTGCTGCTAATATCGACAATTTGGCACCTGATACATTGCTTTCGAGGGGTTTTGATTCTCAGAAGGATCTTCAGAACTTGCTTTCAACTTATGGTGGTACTCCAAGAGATATCGAGACCGAATTATCCACTGCTGCAATCAGTTCACAGTCGTTTGGGGTGCCAAGCATGCCTTTCAAGGCTGGCTGTTCAAACGATGTTGCAATCAATGACGCTGGGGTTTTGAATGGTGGAATGTGGTCAAATCAGACTCAACGTATGAGGACATATACCAAG GTTCAAAAGCGTGGTTCCGTTGGGAGATCCATCGACATAACTCGTTATAGAGGTTATGACGAGCTTAGGCGGGACTTGGCTCGCATGTTTGGAATTGAAGGACAGTTAGAAGACCCACATCGGACAGACTGGAAGCTAGTCTACATGGATCATGAGAATGACATACTGCTTGTTGGTGATGATCCTTGGGA GGAATTCGTAACTTGTGTTCAGAGCGTAAAGATTCTGTCATCTGTTGAAGTACAGCAAATGAGCTTGGATGGGGACTTGGGTCATGTACCCATCCAGaaccaagcgtctagtggaacCGACAGCGGAAACGCATGGAGAGGTCACTACGATGATAACTCGGCCGCCTCATTTAACCGATAA
- the LOC115746728 gene encoding auxin response factor 19-like isoform X1 — protein MKVPSNGFLAGGGEGEKKSINSELWHACAGPLVSLPPVGSLVVYFPQGHSEQVAASMQKETTCVPSYPNLPSKLICMLHNVTLHADPETDEVYAQMTLQPVSKYDQEALLASDMGLKQSRQPTEFFCKTLTASDTSTHGGFSVPRRAAEKIFPPLDFSMQPPCQELTARDLHDNPWTFRHIYRGQPKRHLLTTGWSVFVSTKRLFAGDSVLFIRDEKSQLLLGIRRANRQQPALSSSVISSDSMHIGILAAAAHAAANNSPFTIFYNPRASPSEFVIPLAKYNKAFYTQVSLGMRFRMMFETEESGVRRYMGTITGISELDPVRWKNSQWRNLQVGWDESTAGERPSRVSMWEIEPVVTPFYICPPPFFRPKFPRQPGMPADDESDVENAFKRAMPWLGDEFGIKDTPSSIFPGLSLMQWMSMQQNNPLQATQSGLLPPMLSSTGLHNNLGIDDPSKLLSFQAPTQGLQFNKTNPHNQVSQLLQPSMAWSQQHQLQQLLQNPLSHQQQQQQQQLQRQPQPQLQPSQQQTPQQLPQSQPPQQQPLQPQQFQQQSPHQPSQHTSQLQQVPQTPLGNGGAVTSNQFPSQVVQQSALYSQLQQQQQLLTTQNAPSQSSIPGINKVPVHPTSVSQDSKFQPQMEQQQPSLLQRHQQQPVQMQPSSLLQQSWTQRAQPQPQPQLPQVLQQNLSEQQIQLQLLQKLQQQQQQQHQQQQQLPNPAVPLLQPQLQQQQQQQQQQQVAPQSQMPLSQQQLVCNSLPTPALLPPQQSTPNHLHGQQKPLTAVRAFSGLTDGDAPSCSTSPSTNNCHIPSSNFLSKTQAAQPVLVGDSSLVEPMNHLIQERHMKPDACIKHELPSSKGHDQLKYKASVTDPLEVSSSATSYCLDATTVQHNYSLPTFCLDSDVQSQPRNTSPFAANIDNLAPDTLLSRGFDSQKDLQNLLSTYGGTPRDIETELSTAAISSQSFGVPSMPFKAGCSNDVAINDAGVLNGGMWSNQTQRMRTYTKVQKRGSVGRSIDITRYRGYDELRRDLARMFGIEGQLEDPHRTDWKLVYMDHENDILLVGDDPWEEFVTCVQSVKILSSVEVQQMSLDGDLGHVPIQNQASSGTDSGNAWRGHYDDNSAASFNR, from the exons ATGAAGGTTCCTTCAAATGGATTTTTAGCTGGTGGTGGTGAAG GTGAAAAGAAGAGTATAAATTCAGAGTTATGGCATGCTTGTGCGGGGCCTTTGGTGTCTTTGCCTCCAGTTGGGAGTCTTGTGGTCTACTTTCCCCAAGGCCACAGTGAGCAA GTTGCAGCATCAATGCAGAAGGAGACTACTTGTGTACCCAGCTACCCTAATCTGCCCTCAAAGTTGATCTGCATGCTTCACAATGTGACATTGCAT GCTGATCCTGAAACAGATGAAGTCTATGCGCAAATGACCCTCCAACCCGTAAGCAAA TATGACCAGGAGGCATTACTGGCATCTGATATGGGCCTCAAGCAAAGCAGGCAGCCTACAGAGTTTTTCTGCAAGACACTTACTGCTAGCGACACAAGTACTCACGGTGGATTTTCTGTTCCTCGTCGAGCTGCTGAGAAGATCTTCCCACCGCTA GATTTTTCTATGCAGCCACCTTGCCAGGAGCTAACGGCTAGAGATTTGCATGATAATCCATGGACATTCAGACATATTTACCGAG GTCAGCCAAAAAGGCACTTGCTCACTACTGGTTGGAGTGTCTTTGTCAGCACAAAGAGGCTCTTTGCTGGTGATTCTGTTCTCTTCATTAG GGATGAAAAGTCACAGCTTCTATTGGGGATAAGGCGAGCTAATAGGCAGCAGCCCGCTCTCTCCTCATCTGTCATATCTAGCGATAGCATGCATATTGGAATTCTTGCAGCTGCAGCTCATGCTGCAGCGAACAACAGTCCATTCACTATATTTTACAATCCAAG GGCAAGTCCTTCTGAATTCGTGATCCCCTTGGCTAAGTACAATAAAGCATTTTATACTCAAGTTTCTCTTGGCATGAGATTCAGAATGATGTTTGAGACCGAGGAGTCAGGAGTCCGTAGATACATGGGTACAATCACGGGAATTAGCGAATTGGATCCTGTGAGATGGAAAAACTCCCAGTGGCGCAATCTCCAG GTGGGGTGGGATGAGTCGACAGCCGGTGAACGACCAAGCCGAGTTTCAATGTGGGAAATAGAGCCTGTTGTAACTCCTTTTTACATATGTCCGCCTCCTTTTTTTCGGCCCAAGTTTCCTAGGCAGCCTGGTATGCCAG CAGATGATGAGTCTGATGTAGAAAACGCTTTCAAGAGGGCCATGCCTTGGCTCGGAGATGAGTTTGGCATCAAGGACACGCCTAGCTCAATCTTCCCTGGCTTGAGTTTGATGCAGTGGATGAGTATGCAGCAGAATAATCCACTTCAAGCCACTCAATCCGGACTTCTACCTCCGATGCTTTCTTCCACTGGTCTACACAATAACCTTGGCATCGATGACCCCTCCAAATTGCTAAGTTTCCAAGCCCCCACCCAAGGTCTCCAGTTTAATAAAACAAATCCGCATAACCAAGTCAGTCAATTGCTGCAACCGTCTATGGCTTGGTCTCAACAGCACCAGCTTCAGCAACTGTTGCAGAATCCTCTGAGCCaccagcaacagcagcagcagcagcagctgcagcGCCAACCACAGCCGCAATTGCAGCCATCACAGCAGCAGACACCCCAACAGCTGCCGCAATCACAACCACCTCAACAGCAGCCTCTGCAGCCACAACAGTTTCAACAGCAATCACCTCATCAGCCATCACAACATACATCACAACTGCAACAAGTACCGCAAACGCCTCTTGGAAATGGTGGGGCAGTCACATCTAATCAGTTCCCCAGCCAGGTCGTGCAGCAATCAGCTTTATACTCTCAActacagcagcagcagcaactgcTGACCACTCAAAATGCACCGTCCCAGTCAAGCATACCCGGTATCAATAAAGTTCCTGTGCATCCAACATCTGTATCACAAGATTCAAAATTTCAGCCACAGATGGAGCAGCAGCAGCCTAGCCTCTTACAGAGGCATCAGCAGCAGCCTGTGCAGATGCAACCTTCCTCACTTCTGCAACAGAGCTGGACACAAAGGGCACAGCCACAACCGCAGCCACAGCTTCCACAGGTATTGCAGCAGAATCTATCAGAGCAGCAGATTCAACTGCAACTACTGCAGAaattgcagcagcagcagcagcagcagcatcagcAACAGCAACAACTACCCAATCCTGCGGTCCCGCTTTTGCAGCCTCAATTgcaacagcagcaacaacagcaacagcaacagcaagtTGCTCCACAGAGTCAGATGCCTTTGTCTCAACAACAGCTCGTCTGCAACAGCCTTCCCACTCCAGCTCTCTTGCCACCCCAACAATCAACTCCCAACCACCTCCATGGACAGCAGAAGCCACTTACTGCCGTTAGGGCTTTCTCTGGGCTCACAGATGGAGATGCTCCTTCATGCTCGACCTCTCCTTCTACTAATAACTGCCACATCCCCTCATCTAACTTTCTCAGCAAAACTCAAGCAGCGCAACCTGTATTAGTTGGGGATTCGTCTTTAGTAGAACCCATGAACCATCTAATTCAAGAACGTCACATGAAGCCCGATGCCTGCATCAAGCATGAATTGCCAAGCTCAAAGGGGCATGATCAACTGAAATATAAGGCTTCTGTTACTGATCCTCTAGAAGTGTCATCATCAGCCACATCATATTGCCTAGATGCTACCACAGTTCAGCATAATTATTCGCTTCCGACATTTTGTTTGGACAGTGATGTTCAATCACAACCTCGGAACACCTCGCCTTTTGCTGCTAATATCGACAATTTGGCACCTGATACATTGCTTTCGAGGGGTTTTGATTCTCAGAAGGATCTTCAGAACTTGCTTTCAACTTATGGTGGTACTCCAAGAGATATCGAGACCGAATTATCCACTGCTGCAATCAGTTCACAGTCGTTTGGGGTGCCAAGCATGCCTTTCAAGGCTGGCTGTTCAAACGATGTTGCAATCAATGACGCTGGGGTTTTGAATGGTGGAATGTGGTCAAATCAGACTCAACGTATGAGGACATATACCAAG GTTCAAAAGCGTGGTTCCGTTGGGAGATCCATCGACATAACTCGTTATAGAGGTTATGACGAGCTTAGGCGGGACTTGGCTCGCATGTTTGGAATTGAAGGACAGTTAGAAGACCCACATCGGACAGACTGGAAGCTAGTCTACATGGATCATGAGAATGACATACTGCTTGTTGGTGATGATCCTTGGGA GGAATTCGTAACTTGTGTTCAGAGCGTAAAGATTCTGTCATCTGTTGAAGTACAGCAAATGAGCTTGGATGGGGACTTGGGTCATGTACCCATCCAGaaccaagcgtctagtggaacCGACAGCGGAAACGCATGGAGAGGTCACTACGATGATAACTCGGCCGCCTCATTTAACCGATAA